TCATGGGGAGTTTTTCAGCGGCGCTAGGCGTGCGCTGTGGGCATTGCCATGTACAGAATCCGCCCGGGGAACGGGGAATGGATTTTGCCTCTGACGAAAAGGAGACCAAAAAGGTGGCCCGGGCGATGGTACGAATGAACCGGACGATCAACCGGCATTTGCTTCCGGAAATCGGTCGCGAAGATTTAACACAGGTACAGTGCGTCACCTGTCATAACGGACAGGCTATTCCCACCACACTCCACATGGAACTCCGGACGGCTTTTGATGCCGGAGGATTGGATTCGGCCACGGCGCGTTATGCTGAGTTGCGAAACCGGTATTACGGCCGTGCCGCATTCGACTTCGGTGAACGTTCGCTGATCAACGTGGCAGGCGACTTTCGGAAAGCTGGCGATACGGAAGCCGCTATAAAACTTCTGACAATGAACCGGGAATACTTTCCTGAGTCGATATTTACTTACTCCCAACTCGCGGAGATTTCCCAACAAAACGGTAATAATGATCAGGCCAGACAATACCTCCAAAAAGCGCTGGAAATTGATCCGGAGAACGGCTGGATCCAGCGGCAACTCGAGGAGCTGAGTAGCGGGGAGTAAGTTTTAGGTCACCGTCTCTGAACTCGCGTCTCCGGAATCACACCGTAGGATTTCACGTAGCCTCCGAAGTCGACGATTATTCTGTCCAAGGAAACACCCGGATTAATAGCATTGATACGCAGCGTGAACGCCTGCGGGATTTCTGTGACGTCTGTATTCACGTGATTTCGTAAAATTTCCCGCTGATCGACAATGACCGTTTCCAGTAGATTCGCCGCTTCTCCGGTGGTCACTCCCGGCGATGACCAGAGCGGTTTTGATTTTCGGAGTGGGATTCTCCATAACTTTGTGTAAAAAACACTCCCATTTTCCAATGATTGAAAAACTCCGCAGTGAGTCCCCTCCCAGAAATTGTCTCATCAGCTTGTTTTGTACATTCCCGATGACAAAAGTCTGGCCGGACGAAGCTGATACCGAATACTGGATGAGCGTAGCGATGCAACTCGATTCCGTGCCGACCGGCAACACCTACTATCTGACGAAACTGTTCTACTTTGATGCCGGGTCAGACACCGCCGAGATTGTTGCTGTAGGGAAATCCGGTGGCGGAACCACCTGGTCCGGCGGGAGCGGTTGGGCCGGTGGCGAAGGCCCGGACGTCTCAACCGTTGAGGCCACCAAAGATCCCGTATGGCTCGTGACCAAAATTATTGCCTCTGGTGATTCGACAGTCGATCGCACCTTCATGTGGATCAATCCCGATCCGGCCGGTGGTGCCCCGGATACCGCGGATGCCGACGTATCGCGCGACTCCTGGCTCCATGCCGAAGGATTTAATACGGTTGCTTTTGAAAACGGTGGCGAAATGGCCATGACCATTCATATGGATGAATTCCGCCTGGGTAAATCATGGTCAGATGTCTCCGATGACAATATCACCACTTCAATCGATGTGGCATCGACAGGTCTGCCTGCCAAACATACCCTGGCGCAGAACTACCCGAATCCGTTCAACCCGACCACCAATATCCGGTTTGAGTTGACGGAACAGACCCGGGCCTCGCTCTCCGTGTATAATGCCCGAGGCGAACTGGTACAGACCCTGGTCGATGGTGTATTGACCAACGGAGCTCATGAAGCTACGTTTAATGGCGCAGGACTGCCGTCTGGTGTTTACTTTTATAGATTACAGGCCGGCACCAATATTGAGATGAGAAAGATGCTGCTCATAAAGTAATATCCTGTTCCTTAAACAGAGCGCTGCAACTAAAAAAGCGCGGCCGATCTTTAGAGGATTGGCCGCGCTTTTTTCTTGTAATTTACTGTTCTAATTGGCATTGTATCATAAGTATCATCAAGCCAATAGGAGACAATCCGATGATTTCATACAGGAAACTTACCGGCGTGATAACTCTTCTCAGCATTATTTTCGCCGGCTCGCTAATTGCTCAATCCTCTCCCATTGAACGGCTTAACGAGTCGCCGCGTCACCACGAATGGGTGCAGGTCGAGCACGATAACCGAACGGTTCACTCCTTCGTGGTCTATCCACAGGCCGATAAAAATGTGCCGACGGTCTTGCTCATACACGAAAATCGCGGGCTCACCGACTGGGTGCGGGGGCTAGCCGATCAGGTGGCCGCAGCCGGTTTTATCGCTATCGCACCCGATCTGCTCTCTGGCATGGGACCGGACGGCGGCAAAACCAGCGACTACCCCAACAGCAACGCTGCCAGAGATGGCATTTACCAGTTGCCTCCGGCGCAGGTCACCGCCGATCTCAAGGCCGTAGCCGATTACGGGAAAAATTTGAGCGCGTCAAACGGAACACTGTTCGTTGCCGGATTCTGCTGGGGCGGCAGCCAGACCTTTCGTTTCGCCACCAACTACGGTGATATCGAAGCTGCATTCCCATTTTATGGGACCGCGCCGGAAGATATGGAGCAGCTCAAACAGATTGAAGCGCTGGTATACGGTTTTTACGGCGGAAATGACAACCGGGTCACCAGCACTGTTCCCCAAACCAAAAAGAAAATGAAAACGGCCGGCAAAACCTATAAACCGGAAGTGTACAAAGGAGCTGGCCACGGATTTATGCGCGCAGGCGAAGGTGCTCCCAAAGATGACCCCAACAGGCAGGCCAGAGACAAAGCCTGGGATCGGTGGATAAAGATTATGAAGGAGGAGATGTGAGACAAGGCTGTCCGGGGAGGGAGTGGCTTTGGAATACAACCTACTTATAGCAGCAGGGATTTTTAATCCCGTTCCTCCGGAAGGAATCCCTGGGGGGCCGTTCCGCTTCGCTCCAGCCGGAATGACTTGTGACCCTGGCAGTGTACACTCATCGCATCGTCGACAGTAAACTTAAAGATAATCCTTAAAATGAGAAAATTCACAACATGACACCGCTCTGGGGAATCGATCTCGGCGGGACCAAGATTGAAGGCGTGGTTATTAAATCCGCTGATAATCCGCAGGCGCTCTCCCGTATGCGCATTCCTACCGAAGCCGAGAACGGATACAGCCATATCTTGAACCGGATCGCGCTACTTGTGGAAAAGATGTCCACGGAAATTGGTGAAAGAGCAAGCCATATCGGTATCGGAACGCCCGGCATTGTTGATCCCGGCACCGGGACCGTCAAAAACAGCAATACGGGCTGTCTTATTGGTAAACCGTTACCGAGAGATTTGCGTCAGCGCCTGGATATTCCCCTCACCTTCGAAAACGACGCCAATTGCTTTGTACTGGCGGAGACACGGTTCGGGTGTATTAAAAATCAGGTGCCGGACGCCAGTGTCATCTTTGGAGTGATTATGGGAACCGGAGTCGGCGGGGGACTGATCGTAAACGATACCGTTGTCAGGGGTAAACACGCTATCGGCGGTGAATGGGGTCACAACTTCCTGGACGAATCCGGCGGCGAGTGTTACTGTGGAAAAGTTGGCTGCGTGGAGACCGTCATCTCCGGGAGTGCGCTGGAAAAATACCATTCCGACAGGACAGGGGAAGAAAAATCTCTCAGGGAAATCGCTAAAGAGGCCCGAGATGGATCCGACGTAATGGCAAAAGACACCATCGAGAGGCTGACCCATTATTTCGGTAAAGCCATCGCCGGTGTCATCAACATTGTTGATCCGGATGCAATCGTCCTGGGTGGCGGAGTAGGCAATATTCCTGAATTGTATACCGACGGTATCCGGGAGACGAAAAAGCATGTCTTTAACCACTCCCTGGACACGCCATTTCTGAGGCCGGAATTGGGAGACAGTGCCGGGGTATTCGGAGCGGCTATCCTTCGTTAGTGTTAAAGTGTTACAGTGTTATTGTGTTATAGTTAACAGATTTTATGCATCTGGTGTCCTGATTACTGGAGCGGTTATGTCTTAAATATTTACTTATGTCAATTAAGCGGATTTCTCCTTCGCCATTAACATAACTGCATCCCCCTGTCCCTTTCTTCGAAGTCGTAGATCCCGAGTCGTTTTCGGGAAGAGGGAGAATAAGGTAGTGAGTTGTGTTGCCTATTTATCATTGCCGCTGAAGATAGAGCGTCATGGATTAATTGATTAGATTGGCCGTTGCGAATAATAGTAAGATTAAGAGACAACCACGGTAACACCATAAAACTATAATAACATAGTAACACTTCTGTTTCATCCTGTCTTTGTCAGCTGTCATTTGTACCCGAATCGCACTAAATTTATCGTCCATGAAAATCAACAAACCACTCGACATCGCTGCAGGCATCCTGATGAACGAGGATGACCAGGTGCTCATCTGCCAGAGGAAGGAAGAGACCTCGCATCCACTGAAGTGGGAATTCCCAGGCGGAAAAATCGAAGACGGCGAAACGCCGCGGGAAGCATTGAGGCGTGAGCTCGTTGAAGAATTGGCCGTCGATATCAAAATAGAAGATGAGCTGGTTGCATATGATTATACCTACCCTAATGGCCTCACAGTTAATCTGACGTTCTATATGATAACGGATTATCTGCCGGATCCGATGAACTTAGCCTTTGCCGATATCCGGTGGGTGGACATTGCCGAACTGGACGAATACGATTTTTTGGACGGCGATCAAAGCGTCATCAACCTGCTGAAATTGACGTATACCTGATTTTCCCTATGTCTCTGAAAATCCTCACTCCAAAACAGGTCTCCAACACCGGAAGGCGACGCCTGTTTACCAAAACGTTGCTTCACTGGTTCCGCCGGTTCGGCCGGGATTTGCCGTGGCGTCGGACCCGGAATCCTTATAAAATCCTGGTCTCGGAAATCATGCTCCAGCAGACCCAGGTGGAACGCGTCAAAGATTATTACCACCGATTTCTTGACCGGTTTCCGACAGTGGAATCTCTGGCTGAGGCGACTGAAACCGAAGCTCTGGAAGCCTGGGAAGGGCTCGGCTATTATAACCGGGCACGGAATCTTCGGAAGTCGGCCATCGTGGTCTGCGAAGAATTTAAAGGCATTTTTCCGGAGACCGTCGAAGAGTTAGAGTCACTGCCCGGTATCGGACGCTACACTGCTGGTGCTATCGTTAGCTTTGCTTTTGTAAAACCAGCACCAATCCTGGATACCAATGTTAAGCGGGTACTGGAACGGGTTTTCGTGAAACGCAGACACTCCTCCACCGCAAAGCAGGAACGTCGTCTCTGGAAACTGGCAGAGTCGGTCATCGCACCACGGACCGTCTGGGAGATTAATCAGGCACTCATGGATTTTGGCGCGCAGATTTGCACCGCGAAAAATCCGAAATGTGGCATCTGTCCCATGCGTTCATTCTGTGTGGAGTACCAGCGAAATAAGTCACCGCAGATGGAATTTCCCTACAGTGAAAACGGCAATTCTCTTTCCAAAGCTGCCGAACCCTATGTACCGTATGCTCCGGATGAGTTTTAACTCTGTAATGTTAAAATCTAATTCATTTCTAATAAACTTTATCTAACAACACAACTCACCCTCTTGTTCTCCCTCTCTTCCGAAGAGAGGGAGAAACCCGACGCCACAAGTATAGAAGATGAGTCCCTCCTTCCTCTTCAGAAGAGGAAGGAGGAAAGGTGGATGGAGTTGTGTTGTTGGTAAAAAACAGTTACCACAATTAACTAAGCCACTCTGAGCACAACCAACTGCCTTTTGGCGACAGGACTCTGAACTCCGGACACCAAACTCGCGACACTTCTAACTCTAACACCTGATCCCCCGCCCCGAAGGGATCCCTTTGGGGAACACTCCAACACTGCCGTTATTGCGTCAGCTGCTGAATCGCCCCCATCGCCACATGCGGATCAACGTCAAGCCAGTAGAGTTCATTCCCATCTACATAGAAGTAATGCGCCCGCTGGTTCTGAAGCGCCATGTAAACATTTTCGCCGTATTTTGTAAGTTCACGGGTATGTTGATAGCCCATCTGGCCACCGACGTGCGGATCCTGGATACGCTCCACCATCTTGTTCAAATCACTCAGTGCCGAATCCGGATTGTCATAGACGGTCAGGTACAGCGTCGCATCATAATCTTTGCCGGAATATTCACCGATGTAGTTCTCCTGATCGGTCACCACTTTCTGATGCAGTTTCGTGATGACTTCATCCGCTTCCCCGCCCTGCATAATCTCGGAAATCTGCATATCCTGTATAGAATTCGGCAGCGGCGTATCGTTCTGAATACCCCCACCGCACCCCACTAATACACCAAGAATGAATATCGATATAATTTTTCGCATTGTGCCTCCTTATTCAGCATTGTTTCAGCATTTGTTAAAGATTGGATTCTAAGTAAATCATGTGGGCTTTTCAACGGATTCCGGTTGATGAATTCGAAATGAAAGTACTAATCCAAGAGCCGCAGCAGCGACACCTACAGCGAATATCCCGGTGATGGAATTGCTAAAGGCCTCCAGCAGTGGCCGCAATAAATCCGCGGGCAGGAGCTCCCGGGCTTCGCCCGTAAGCAGCGATGTAGGATCTCCGAACTGTGATTTGAGCGACTCCGGCAATTGACCGAACGTCTGAGATTCCTTTGCTCCCGCTACACCACTGATGAAAATTTTGGTCAACACAGCGCCCATCAAACTGACACCTACCGTGGCGCCTATCCGTCTCGCCAGCTGCTGCGATGCCGTCGCCACTCCCATCACCGAAATATGTATTGAGTTCTGCAGCGTCACCAGGAGTCCCGGCGTCTGGGTCCCCATCCCGATACCGAGAACCAGCATATTTCCAATGATGAATGCCAGGGGTGTGGATTCGTCCATCCGGAGTGCCAACAGGCAGCCGGCGAGCACCATTGCCATCCCGGCGACGATCATCTTTTTCCCGCCGGTGCGGTGTAAAATCCGCCCGGTGATAAAACTGGCGCCGGACCATCCAATGGAGAGCGGCATAATTACAATGCCCGCAGTCATGGCGCTTCCGCCCTTACTCGCCTGAACATACAGGGGTACATATGAGATGAGTCCCAGGATAGTAAAGCCGCCCAGCAACGCGATAATATTGGTCAGCCGAAACACAGGCAGACTGAAAAAATCCAGTGGCAGGATCGGATCTTTGGCACGTTTTTCAACCTGAATTAACGCAAGGACTGCAACAACTGCCGATCCCAGGAGGCCCGCCACGCTCCAGCTCCAGAAGGGCACTCGTTGACCATACCGGAGAAATCCGAGCAGAAGGAGCAGAATCGAAACCATCAGGAAAAATGCCCCGCCGTAATCGATGGGTTGCCGCTCGTCCGGGAGACTTACTTCCCTGTAGGCGCGATTGATCATGTAAATTGCGCCAATCCCAAACGGGATGTTCAGGTAGAACACCCACCGCCAGGTCAGCGCCGTTACAATGGTTGACCCCAGCAACGGGCCGAGCACACTCGAGATTCCCCAGACCGCGCTGGTGTATCCCAGTGCTTTGCCACGTCGTTCCGGCGGAAACACCTTTCCGATGAGTGCATACGGGACCGAAAACATCCCGCCGGCGCCGAGACCCTGCACCGCGCGGAATAACACTAGCTGCATCATATTCGCCGACAAGCCGCTGAGAATCGATCCGGCGAGGAACAATACTACTGCAGCAAAAAAATTAATCTTAATGCCGATAACGTCGCATAGTTTACCAAAGATGGGCATGGAGATAGCGCCGGTGAGCATGTACGCAGAAAAGACCCAGCTGTAAATTGCCAGACCGCCCAGCTCAGTGACAATGGTCGGCATAGCGGTGCTGACGACTGTTCCGTCGATACCCGCCAGGAACACGCCCAGCATAATCCCGATAATGATCCGGGTCAAATGCTGCTGATTATAATCTTCCGGTGTGATGTTTTCTTGTTCCAAAACGGAGGAAAGATACAAAAAATTCCGGCGGATACGAAGCCTCCATCAAAGTCCGGAGTAGGGGGTCTCACCCTATCCGGGAAAAGTTCCGTTGAACTCGGAACTCGCTAATTCTACCGGAGTCGTGAAAACCTGAGTGGATTTGATAGATATAGTACAACTAATGTGGAAGGGGTAGTCAGAAAATATACGGGAAAACCGGCCCACGGCACCCCTCATCCGGCACCGACAAGCTGCAGATCTCCATCACCTGGTAGTTAATCAACATGGCTTTGGTTCAAATAGTGTTCTTACGCGTGTCCCGATTTATTCCGGTATTCCTTGAGTGACCGAAATGATTTCGGGTAATAATTTTTCAGCAGATACGGGAGATCATACCCGCGCTCCCGGCAGAGCTTCTCCATCTCTTCGTAGGAATCTTCCTTGGGAAACCGTGCGACGTTCCGGGTTCGATAGTGGTAAACCCGGACCTGATCATCATTCACTGTGACCGAAAACTGTCCAATGGAGTATCCACCGGACGACAGCAGATGTTCCCATATCTTTCGGGAGAATGTCTGCTCTTCCATGGTATTCTGGTGATTTTTTTATTGTGAAAACCGTGTGACGTCTATTTACTATACAAGGCATCGGAACGACACCTCATGTTGCTTTACTCTTCATTTTAATGTTAGGGTCAGAATCAGAAAGAATCAAGAGGGGGTATCGACCAGCTTTGCGAATGATTGCCGCTGCGCTTAAGCATTTTGTAATGAAGACGTTTTAATGGGATGGTAATTCAGTGCGCTATTCGCGATTCTCATTCATAAAAATACCGCCATCGACGCCTGAAGCGGTCAATGGCGGCTGTCTCTTTTCGCAAACCTGGTGCTTTTTTTTACAGACGCACAATCCCATCATGGCCATCGCGAACGGAATGGAACACAAGTAGCCAGTTTTTCAGGTAATGCGGCAGCAGGAAATTCTCCTGGACATATTTCCGGGCATTTTCTCCCAGATGATCTGCCAGTATGGGATCAGCCAGGATTTCCCGGATGCGGAGTGCTGTTCCCTCAATGGATTGCACCAGCATTCCGTTACTCCGGTGCATGATCTGCCGGCGAATTCCGCCGACCTTGCCACCGATGACGGGTTTCCCCTTCCACATGGCTTCTGTCACGGTCAGACCAAAACCTTCCCGCAGAGACTTCTGCAGAATCACGGACGCCGCCCGCTGGAATGCGTTTATTTCTAAGTTGCTGTCCGGCGGCAGGTTCAGGATATGAATATTCGGATCATCTCCCGCTTCCTCCCGGACTTCTCTGAGCACTTCCGCACCTTCCGGATCATCCGAAGCGCTTCCACCGGCGAGGATGAGCTGGCAATCCAGGTACCGGCGAACCAGCTTATAGGCCTTGATAACGCCAACGGGATCCTTCAGCCGATCAAATCGCGACACTTGCAAAATGATTGGAAGTTCGGGGTCAATTTCGAACCGTTCAAGAACTGACGCAATTTCCTCATCGGTCAGGTCACGATTTTTATCGCTGAACGGATTGATGGCCGGCGGTATGATCACCTGATCAATCAGCAGGCCTTTGGCGTACTCCGGCAGGTGAAAAATGGCATGATCATATTCATCCACCCACTGTCGGAGAAACCCCCAGACACGATTATCCGCTTCCGATAAGTCAATGTGGCAGCGCCAAATCCAGCGGCCCTTGTCCTGCTGCTTACTGTCGATCAGTCCCACGGGTTGTGGATCGTGCATCACGTAGAAATCCATATCCTCCCGGACAACGCCCTGGTTCTGTGCCGTCACTTCCCTGAACGTATCCAGTTCCGCCTGGGAAAATTCCGATTTGGTCCCGTGCAGGGCGTTGTGGAACTTTTTCGTTACGTTAAAGAACTCGGGATTCCCTTCAATCACATCCCAGTGAATTTCAAAATCCAGTCCTTCCATCAATGGGATCAGATGATGCAGAATTTCCGCAACGCCGCCCCCCATTCTGGTGGAATTGACCTGTTGTATTTTGGCGGGACCCAGTTTCTCCGCCAGGTTTTTAATGATGTTGATTTCCGATTTCGATATATATTTTTCGTACGAATCTAGGGTGATGCTATTCTCTGTCATCAAGACGCTCCTCTATCATTTCTAAGAGTTTGGATCGAATTTCGTAGAGGTTGTACACATATGGACTCAGGTGTTCAATTTTCTCTGCGAGTTCCTGTTCGTCCAGTTCATCGCGGAGCCACACGCTGAAGTCGTTGGTTTCCTTGCTCATGCGTACCCGGGCTTCGATTAGATGATAAAAGAGTGAATAGCTCTCTACATTGGCGATACAGTTGCGGAAGCTTTTCAAATCCGTTGCGATATCGCCGGTTCCCACGATGAAGCTTTTAATTTCCGTGAAATAAAATTCCCGGCCCCGGGGAACCCTGGGCAACGATTCGATAGAACCGATATGATCCTCAATATGCTGAATAAGTGCATTCCGCGCCTGGCTGATACTGGTATAACTCAGGGGATCAACGGAGGAGAGCTTCTCTGCCAGTAGATCTTCCTGCAGCTGCCGGTGACTCCACCGCGCAAAATCGTTCAGATGTCCGCCCGTCTCAAAATGCCAGCGAAACAGGGCGTGATGCAAATGGTAAAAAATGGAGGACCCAGAGACGCCCTCCAAACCATCGATTAACGACCGCAGGCTGTCCGCTTTAAAACCGGTATATTTAGTTAATCCTGCTTCCGTATAAAATTCAAATGAATTTGCCATATTCACCTTATAGAGCTTTCGATTTCAAATTTGCAGTTCCCATCTATCTTTACTAGTCCGTGTTCATGATTTATTTACTTGTCATATTTACTGAAGATCGCTTAACATTGAGAGGTTTTCTTCTATCCACCATTTCAGGTCTTTGCGTCTGACCTGCTTTCGCATCTGCTGCATGGTCTCTCGTTTTTTCTCAAGCGGCATCTCTATCGCCGCTTTCAGTGCTTTAGCACCGCTTTCCAGGTCAAACGGATTGACTGCCACCAAGTCCGGAAATTCCGAGGCCACACCGGCTAGTTCGCCCAGGATAAGCGCGCCATCCACGTCGCTCCGGGTCGCCGCAAACTCTTTGGCCACCAGATTCATGCCGTCCCGGATTGGCGTAATCAGCGCCACATCTGCCGCGCGATAGTACGCCACCAATTCCTCCTGGGGCAGGCCGCGGTAAAAATAGTGGATCGGGATCCAGCCCTCTCTGGAGTATTTTCCATTGATGCGCCCGATCTGGTAGTCAATTTCGTCCTTCAATTCCTGGTATTCCGGCACGCCGGTCCGGCTGGGTACGGCTATCTGTAAAAACGATACTTTCTGGCAATATTCCGGATACTCGTCGAAAAACTTCTCCAGCGTCAGCAACCGTTCTTTGATACCCTTGGTGTAATCCAAACGATCGACACCGAGAATCAATTTTTCCGAACTCAGATCATCCTTGATTTCCCGGGCTTTGTTAATGACCTCTTCCGAACTGCCCAGGTTATTGAAATAATCGTAATTAATGCCAATGCCCCGGGGCAGGAGTTTCACCGTCCGGTCGCCCACGTAAATTTCGTACTTTTTTCGGTTCCACTCGTAGCCAAGGATCGTCTCCACGGCGCGGCCGAAATTCAGGCAGTACTGCGGCAGATGAAATCCGATCACATCGTTCCCGAGCATCCCTTCCAGCAGTTCCACGCGCCACGGAATGAACCGGAAAAAGTCCATATGCGGAAACGGGATATGCCAAAAGATGCTGGATCTGATATTCGAATTTTCGTCCTTCAGCATCCCGGCGACCAATGCCATATGGTAATCCTGGAGCCACAGCAGGTCGTTCTCCGTGTCTACGTCTTCCAGGATGGCATCAGCAAATTTTCGGTTCACAGAGCGATAAGCCGCCCAGTGCTCTTCCTCAAAGTTCGACCGCTCCAAAAAATAGTGGCAGAGCGGCCAGAGCGCCTGATTGGAGAAGCCGTAATAATAATTATTGACCTCTTTCTCAGTTAAAAATACGCGACGCTGGAGAAACGTGGGATCTTTACCGG
This Candidatus Neomarinimicrobiota bacterium DNA region includes the following protein-coding sequences:
- the mutT gene encoding 8-oxo-dGTP diphosphatase MutT, with the protein product MKINKPLDIAAGILMNEDDQVLICQRKEETSHPLKWEFPGGKIEDGETPREALRRELVEELAVDIKIEDELVAYDYTYPNGLTVNLTFYMITDYLPDPMNLAFADIRWVDIAELDEYDFLDGDQSVINLLKLTYT
- a CDS encoding DUF5752 family protein, which encodes MANSFEFYTEAGLTKYTGFKADSLRSLIDGLEGVSGSSIFYHLHHALFRWHFETGGHLNDFARWSHRQLQEDLLAEKLSSVDPLSYTSISQARNALIQHIEDHIGSIESLPRVPRGREFYFTEIKSFIVGTGDIATDLKSFRNCIANVESYSLFYHLIEARVRMSKETNDFSVWLRDELDEQELAEKIEHLSPYVYNLYEIRSKLLEMIEERLDDRE
- a CDS encoding c-type cytochrome — translated: MMLIHRSMSIHKKVGILLLSVACFTLTGATGFAQEYENLQVLPKDISEEELRDVMGSFSAALGVRCGHCHVQNPPGERGMDFASDEKETKKVARAMVRMNRTINRHLLPEIGREDLTQVQCVTCHNGQAIPTTLHMELRTAFDAGGLDSATARYAELRNRYYGRAAFDFGERSLINVAGDFRKAGDTEAAIKLLTMNREYFPESIFTYSQLAEISQQNGNNDQARQYLQKALEIDPENGWIQRQLEELSSGE
- a CDS encoding MFS transporter, with product MEQENITPEDYNQQHLTRIIIGIMLGVFLAGIDGTVVSTAMPTIVTELGGLAIYSWVFSAYMLTGAISMPIFGKLCDVIGIKINFFAAVVLFLAGSILSGLSANMMQLVLFRAVQGLGAGGMFSVPYALIGKVFPPERRGKALGYTSAVWGISSVLGPLLGSTIVTALTWRWVFYLNIPFGIGAIYMINRAYREVSLPDERQPIDYGGAFFLMVSILLLLLGFLRYGQRVPFWSWSVAGLLGSAVVAVLALIQVEKRAKDPILPLDFFSLPVFRLTNIIALLGGFTILGLISYVPLYVQASKGGSAMTAGIVIMPLSIGWSGASFITGRILHRTGGKKMIVAGMAMVLAGCLLALRMDESTPLAFIIGNMLVLGIGMGTQTPGLLVTLQNSIHISVMGVATASQQLARRIGATVGVSLMGAVLTKIFISGVAGAKESQTFGQLPESLKSQFGDPTSLLTGEARELLPADLLRPLLEAFSNSITGIFAVGVAAAALGLVLSFRIHQPESVEKPT
- a CDS encoding dienelactone hydrolase family protein; translation: MISYRKLTGVITLLSIIFAGSLIAQSSPIERLNESPRHHEWVQVEHDNRTVHSFVVYPQADKNVPTVLLIHENRGLTDWVRGLADQVAAAGFIAIAPDLLSGMGPDGGKTSDYPNSNAARDGIYQLPPAQVTADLKAVADYGKNLSASNGTLFVAGFCWGGSQTFRFATNYGDIEAAFPFYGTAPEDMEQLKQIEALVYGFYGGNDNRVTSTVPQTKKKMKTAGKTYKPEVYKGAGHGFMRAGEGAPKDDPNRQARDKAWDRWIKIMKEEM
- the mutY gene encoding A/G-specific adenine glycosylase, with translation MSLKILTPKQVSNTGRRRLFTKTLLHWFRRFGRDLPWRRTRNPYKILVSEIMLQQTQVERVKDYYHRFLDRFPTVESLAEATETEALEAWEGLGYYNRARNLRKSAIVVCEEFKGIFPETVEELESLPGIGRYTAGAIVSFAFVKPAPILDTNVKRVLERVFVKRRHSSTAKQERRLWKLAESVIAPRTVWEINQALMDFGAQICTAKNPKCGICPMRSFCVEYQRNKSPQMEFPYSENGNSLSKAAEPYVPYAPDEF
- a CDS encoding T9SS type A sorting domain-containing protein; translated protein: MTKVWPDEADTEYWMSVAMQLDSVPTGNTYYLTKLFYFDAGSDTAEIVAVGKSGGGTTWSGGSGWAGGEGPDVSTVEATKDPVWLVTKIIASGDSTVDRTFMWINPDPAGGAPDTADADVSRDSWLHAEGFNTVAFENGGEMAMTIHMDEFRLGKSWSDVSDDNITTSIDVASTGLPAKHTLAQNYPNPFNPTTNIRFELTEQTRASLSVYNARGELVQTLVDGVLTNGAHEATFNGAGLPSGVYFYRLQAGTNIEMRKMLLIK
- a CDS encoding glycosyltransferase, producing the protein MTENSITLDSYEKYISKSEINIIKNLAEKLGPAKIQQVNSTRMGGGVAEILHHLIPLMEGLDFEIHWDVIEGNPEFFNVTKKFHNALHGTKSEFSQAELDTFREVTAQNQGVVREDMDFYVMHDPQPVGLIDSKQQDKGRWIWRCHIDLSEADNRVWGFLRQWVDEYDHAIFHLPEYAKGLLIDQVIIPPAINPFSDKNRDLTDEEIASVLERFEIDPELPIILQVSRFDRLKDPVGVIKAYKLVRRYLDCQLILAGGSASDDPEGAEVLREVREEAGDDPNIHILNLPPDSNLEINAFQRAASVILQKSLREGFGLTVTEAMWKGKPVIGGKVGGIRRQIMHRSNGMLVQSIEGTALRIREILADPILADHLGENARKYVQENFLLPHYLKNWLLVFHSVRDGHDGIVRL
- a CDS encoding trehalose-6-phosphate synthase; protein product: MTKTEDGYEYDATVGGLVSALIPIMRSSGGMWVSWAGGDLEDKDKLPARQQIPGKDPTFLQRRVFLTEKEVNNYYYGFSNQALWPLCHYFLERSNFEEEHWAAYRSVNRKFADAILEDVDTENDLLWLQDYHMALVAGMLKDENSNIRSSIFWHIPFPHMDFFRFIPWRVELLEGMLGNDVIGFHLPQYCLNFGRAVETILGYEWNRKKYEIYVGDRTVKLLPRGIGINYDYFNNLGSSEEVINKAREIKDDLSSEKLILGVDRLDYTKGIKERLLTLEKFFDEYPEYCQKVSFLQIAVPSRTGVPEYQELKDEIDYQIGRINGKYSREGWIPIHYFYRGLPQEELVAYYRAADVALITPIRDGMNLVAKEFAATRSDVDGALILGELAGVASEFPDLVAVNPFDLESGAKALKAAIEMPLEKKRETMQQMRKQVRRKDLKWWIEENLSMLSDLQ
- a CDS encoding ROK family protein, whose translation is MTPLWGIDLGGTKIEGVVIKSADNPQALSRMRIPTEAENGYSHILNRIALLVEKMSTEIGERASHIGIGTPGIVDPGTGTVKNSNTGCLIGKPLPRDLRQRLDIPLTFENDANCFVLAETRFGCIKNQVPDASVIFGVIMGTGVGGGLIVNDTVVRGKHAIGGEWGHNFLDESGGECYCGKVGCVETVISGSALEKYHSDRTGEEKSLREIAKEARDGSDVMAKDTIERLTHYFGKAIAGVINIVDPDAIVLGGGVGNIPELYTDGIRETKKHVFNHSLDTPFLRPELGDSAGVFGAAILR